A stretch of Hydrogenothermus marinus DNA encodes these proteins:
- a CDS encoding lysophospholipid acyltransferase family protein: MSYLLAKSFFSIVSKLERDKNLKIGESIGSLFWNLGYRKKVILKNLDIAFPEKTLDWKLNIGKKSLQNLGRVLTEFPKIPEYIKTGYIEEIFEIKKGKELLEKEEGKILVSAHIGNWELAGAGLSYNIEGMVSLAYRMKNKKLNDLITKIRQDSGIKIIFHNQPLKDFLKALKEKKTISFLVDQNTLTHRGIFVDFFGLEASTVTFPAKLALKFNKDIIFGYSYYDKNTKKVFLELENIDFEKTGDYEKDLKNLVQAYTKKVEKAVKKHPEQYFWTHKRWKTRPKGEPENIYK, from the coding sequence ATGTCTTATCTTTTGGCAAAATCATTTTTTAGCATTGTTTCTAAATTAGAAAGAGATAAAAATTTAAAAATAGGAGAGAGCATAGGCTCTCTCTTTTGGAATTTAGGATATAGAAAAAAGGTTATACTAAAAAATTTAGATATTGCATTTCCTGAAAAAACTTTAGATTGGAAGCTAAATATAGGTAAAAAATCTTTACAAAATTTAGGAAGAGTTTTAACTGAGTTTCCTAAAATTCCAGAGTATATAAAAACTGGATATATAGAAGAAATTTTTGAAATAAAAAAAGGTAAAGAACTACTTGAAAAAGAAGAAGGTAAAATCTTAGTTTCTGCACATATTGGGAACTGGGAACTTGCAGGTGCAGGGCTTTCTTATAATATTGAAGGAATGGTAAGCTTAGCTTATCGTATGAAAAATAAAAAGTTAAATGATTTAATTACAAAAATAAGACAAGATTCAGGAATAAAAATAATTTTTCATAATCAACCTTTAAAAGATTTTTTAAAAGCATTAAAAGAAAAAAAAACTATATCTTTTTTAGTAGATCAAAACACATTAACTCATAGAGGTATTTTTGTTGATTTTTTTGGACTTGAAGCATCTACAGTTACTTTTCCTGCAAAACTTGCACTTAAATTTAATAAAGATATAATCTTTGGATATTCTTATTATGATAAAAATACTAAGAAAGTATTTTTAGAGCTTGAAAATATAGATTTTGAGAAAACAGGAGATTATGAAAAAGATTTAAAAAATTTAGTTCAAGCATATACTAAAAAAGTAGAAAAAGCAGTAAAAAAACATCCAGAGCAATATTTTTGGACTCATAAAAGATGGAAAACAAGGCCAAAAGGAGAGCCTGAAAATATCTATAAATGA
- the nrdR gene encoding transcriptional regulator NrdR has translation MKCPKCGSINDKVIDTRLSKDATVIRRRRECIECGTRFTTYERQEEEKIIVKKKSGITEPFDKSKIVRGIMLASKNRPVSEKQANEIAEDIEKFLIDEGKLLVESLEIGDLVQEKLKEIDVISYIRFKSVYNQFKDLKDFEKTIKEIEKNKKDQ, from the coding sequence ATGAAATGTCCAAAATGTGGTTCTATAAATGATAAGGTTATAGATACAAGGCTTTCAAAAGATGCAACTGTAATAAGAAGAAGAAGAGAATGTATAGAATGTGGAACAAGATTTACTACTTATGAAAGACAAGAAGAAGAAAAAATAATTGTTAAGAAAAAAAGTGGAATAACAGAACCTTTTGATAAATCTAAAATAGTTAGGGGAATAATGCTTGCATCTAAAAATAGACCTGTTTCAGAAAAACAGGCAAATGAAATTGCTGAAGATATAGAAAAATTTTTAATTGACGAAGGTAAATTGCTTGTTGAAAGTTTAGAAATAGGAGATTTAGTTCAAGAAAAATTAAAAGAGATAGATGTAATAAGCTATATCAGATTTAAATCAGTTTATAATCAGTTTAAAGATTTAAAAGATTTTGAAAAAACTATAAAAGAGATAGAAAAAAATAAAAAGGATCAATAA
- a CDS encoding homoserine dehydrogenase: MLKIDIGIVGYGVVGNGTAKILEEKKELIKDKSGVEINLKKVFTRNWNKEFPFSLKEDQKAKSLEELLEDEDIKIIVELTGGIDFPYELLTKAIEKGKHIVTANKALLAEKGKDIFLKAEEKNIRIGFEAAVAGGIPIIRALREGLVANNIEKIYGILNGTTNYILTSMFKEGKDFQTALEEAKELGYAEADPTLDINGVDAGHKIAILASLSFGGFLNFSKIHIEGIENINLLDVELAKELGYTLKLLAIAKNQNGEAEVRVHPTFLPSDHPLAKVEGVFNAVMVEGDSVGETMFYGKGAGSLPTASAVVSDIVDIAKSISLGIGREIEITSMNWKHKDINLKKVSDFYTRYYLRFTVPDITGILAKIANVFAKYNISIAAVLQKETVLRYTQTENDKLVPLVILTHTASENNLQKAVKEIEDNKFTYEKTVLIRIEHEER; the protein is encoded by the coding sequence ATATTGAAAATAGATATTGGTATAGTTGGTTATGGCGTTGTAGGAAATGGAACTGCAAAAATATTAGAAGAAAAAAAAGAGCTGATAAAAGATAAATCTGGAGTTGAAATAAATCTAAAAAAAGTATTTACGAGAAACTGGAATAAAGAATTTCCTTTTTCTTTAAAAGAAGATCAGAAAGCTAAAAGTTTAGAAGAACTTCTTGAAGATGAAGATATAAAAATAATTGTTGAGCTTACTGGTGGTATAGATTTTCCATATGAGCTTTTAACAAAAGCTATAGAAAAAGGAAAACATATTGTTACTGCAAATAAAGCACTTCTTGCAGAAAAAGGAAAAGATATATTTTTAAAAGCAGAAGAAAAAAATATAAGAATAGGTTTTGAAGCAGCAGTAGCAGGTGGAATACCTATAATTAGGGCTTTAAGGGAAGGACTTGTAGCAAATAATATAGAAAAGATTTATGGAATTTTAAATGGAACAACAAATTATATTCTAACTTCTATGTTTAAAGAAGGAAAAGATTTCCAAACTGCCCTTGAAGAAGCAAAAGAACTTGGATATGCAGAAGCAGATCCAACTCTTGATATAAACGGAGTAGATGCAGGCCATAAAATAGCTATACTTGCATCTCTTTCTTTTGGAGGATTTTTAAACTTTTCAAAAATTCATATAGAAGGTATAGAAAATATAAATCTATTAGATGTTGAGCTTGCTAAGGAACTTGGATATACATTAAAACTTCTTGCAATTGCTAAAAATCAAAATGGTGAAGCAGAAGTAAGAGTACATCCTACCTTTTTACCTTCAGACCATCCTTTAGCAAAAGTAGAAGGAGTTTTTAATGCAGTTATGGTTGAAGGTGATAGTGTTGGAGAAACTATGTTTTATGGAAAAGGGGCTGGAAGTCTTCCAACTGCAAGTGCAGTAGTAAGTGATATTGTTGATATTGCAAAAAGTATATCCTTAGGTATAGGAAGAGAGATAGAAATAACTTCTATGAATTGGAAACATAAAGATATAAACCTAAAAAAAGTTTCTGATTTTTATACAAGATATTATCTAAGGTTTACTGTTCCAGATATTACAGGAATACTTGCAAAAATTGCAAATGTTTTTGCTAAATATAATATAAGTATTGCTGCTGTTTTACAAAAAGAAACAGTTTTAAGATATACACAAACTGAAAATGATAAATTAGTTCCTTTAGTAATTCTTACTCACACTGCATCAGAAAATAATTTGCAAAAAGCAGTAAAAGAAATAGAAGATAATAAATTTACATATGAAAAAACTGTATTAATAAGAATTGAGCATGAAGAAAGATGA
- a CDS encoding prepilin-type N-terminal cleavage/methylation domain-containing protein, which translates to MKNQKGFTLVELAIVLVIIGIILGAVLKGKDLINNAKAKRLLNDLKGFEVLALTFYDRYGRLPGDGDFNGLIDGNNLNWSLQANYDDNPSNTFLTAANGDPDAPLAELQAARLLSPDTPHRILARHVFNGGFFYLHTTINGENKNAILVEHVPCYAAKIIDTAIDGTVEATKGSIIETTGGAINTSTSGWTCANEDDLVEFIYLLD; encoded by the coding sequence ATGAAAAACCAAAAAGGGTTTACATTAGTAGAGCTGGCTATTGTTCTTGTAATTATTGGTATTATTCTTGGAGCTGTTCTTAAAGGTAAAGATTTAATTAATAATGCTAAAGCTAAGAGGTTATTAAATGACTTGAAAGGATTTGAAGTTTTAGCTCTAACTTTTTATGACAGATATGGAAGATTACCTGGTGATGGAGATTTTAATGGTTTAATTGATGGAAATAATTTAAACTGGTCTCTACAAGCAAATTATGATGATAATCCTTCAAATACGTTTTTAACAGCTGCAAATGGTGACCCAGATGCACCTTTAGCAGAACTTCAAGCAGCCAGATTATTATCTCCTGATACTCCGCATAGGATTTTAGCAAGACATGTTTTTAATGGTGGATTTTTTTATCTACATACTACTATAAATGGAGAAAACAAAAATGCAATTCTTGTTGAGCATGTACCATGTTATGCTGCCAAAATAATAGATACGGCAATTGATGGAACAGTTGAAGCTACAAAAGGTAGTATTATAGAAACAACAGGTGGTGCTATAAATACTTCTACTTCGGGATGGACATGTGCAAATGAAGATGATTTAGTTGAATTCATATACTTATTAGATTAG
- a CDS encoding tRNA1(Val) (adenine(37)-N6)-methyltransferase, with protein MDKNKPSPFIRGKIFLYQSEKGYRFNLDSVLLASFPKFQKKGKLIDLGTGNGILILLLSLKYKNLDFYAIEVQEEFYNLAKVNFKLNNVNVNLFKEDIKNIKKIFKPNSFDYVITNPPYFKEYKTENLQLKIARSEYLATIEDFIKAGKYLLKDKGKFYMVSPVSRFSEIILYLKENKLQPKRYRFIYPSVNENATHFLLEAHKNAKEGGEIIEKPLIVYENPKDKIYTEEVKFILEEFI; from the coding sequence TTGGATAAAAATAAACCTTCCCCTTTTATCAGGGGGAAGATTTTCCTTTATCAATCAGAAAAAGGTTATCGTTTTAATTTAGATTCAGTTTTACTTGCATCGTTTCCAAAATTTCAAAAAAAAGGAAAGTTAATAGATTTAGGCACAGGTAATGGAATTTTAATTTTACTTCTTTCTTTAAAATATAAAAATTTAGACTTTTATGCTATAGAAGTTCAAGAAGAATTTTATAATTTAGCAAAAGTAAATTTTAAACTAAATAATGTAAATGTAAACTTATTCAAAGAAGATATTAAAAATATAAAAAAAATATTTAAACCTAATAGTTTTGATTATGTAATAACAAATCCACCATATTTTAAAGAATATAAAACAGAAAATTTACAGCTTAAAATAGCAAGGAGTGAATATTTAGCAACTATTGAAGATTTTATAAAAGCAGGAAAATATCTTTTAAAAGATAAAGGTAAATTTTATATGGTTTCACCTGTTAGTAGATTTTCAGAAATTATTCTTTATTTAAAAGAAAACAAATTACAACCAAAAAGATATAGATTTATATATCCTTCAGTAAACGAGAATGCAACTCATTTCTTATTGGAAGCCCATAAAAATGCAAAAGAAGGTGGAGAGATTATAGAAAAACCTTTAATTGTGTATGAAAATCCGAAAGATAAAATTTATACAGAAGAAGTTAAATTTATTTTAGAAGAGTTTATTTGA
- the elbB gene encoding isoprenoid biosynthesis glyoxalase ElbB, translating into MKVGVLLSGCGVFDGAEIHEATLTLYFLDKAGVEIVCMAPNIPQKEVINHLTGEKTNETRNVLVEAARIARGNIKDINEVSADDIDALIMPGGYGVAKNFSNFLEKGADADVIPEVKRLLVEMFEKKKPIGAVCISPVIVAAALKEAKVKLTIGTDEEVAKAIEAMGQQHLVCPVSEALVDEENKIVSTPAYMEGKTIKDVAEGIEKLVNEVLRLAKS; encoded by the coding sequence ATGAAAGTAGGTGTATTGCTTTCTGGTTGTGGTGTTTTTGATGGTGCAGAAATTCATGAAGCGACTTTAACTTTATATTTTTTAGATAAAGCAGGTGTTGAAATTGTATGTATGGCTCCTAATATTCCTCAAAAAGAAGTAATTAATCATTTAACAGGTGAAAAAACTAATGAAACAAGAAATGTTCTTGTTGAAGCAGCAAGAATTGCAAGAGGAAATATAAAAGATATAAATGAAGTTTCTGCTGATGATATAGATGCTTTAATAATGCCTGGTGGATATGGAGTAGCTAAAAACTTTTCAAACTTTTTAGAAAAAGGTGCAGATGCAGATGTAATACCTGAAGTAAAAAGACTTTTAGTAGAAATGTTTGAAAAGAAAAAACCAATAGGAGCAGTTTGTATATCTCCTGTAATTGTTGCAGCAGCATTAAAAGAAGCAAAAGTTAAATTAACTATTGGAACTGATGAAGAAGTAGCAAAAGCTATAGAGGCTATGGGACAACAACATTTAGTATGTCCAGTATCTGAAGCTCTTGTAGATGAGGAAAATAAAATAGTTTCTACTCCTGCATATATGGAAGGAAAAACTATTAAAGATGTAGCAGAAGGTATAGAAAAACTTGTAAATGAAGTTTTAAGACTTGCAAAAAGTTAA
- a CDS encoding NUDIX hydrolase — MHKTEWEFSAGGIVFRETEEGKLEIILIRVKNRWSFPKGNVEKGETKENAALREVKEETGADAEIIKYLGEVDYWYSSGLVRIHKFVYYFLMKYKGGDLVPQKEEIDEVAFVPVEEVEKKLSYPTDKEIFEKALKELKALGKI; from the coding sequence ATGCATAAAACAGAGTGGGAATTTTCTGCAGGAGGTATTGTTTTTAGAGAAACTGAAGAAGGAAAACTTGAAATTATTTTAATTAGAGTAAAAAATAGGTGGAGTTTCCCTAAGGGAAATGTTGAGAAAGGGGAAACAAAAGAAAATGCTGCTTTAAGAGAAGTAAAAGAAGAGACAGGAGCAGATGCAGAAATAATTAAATATCTTGGAGAAGTTGATTATTGGTATAGTAGCGGATTAGTAAGGATACATAAATTTGTTTATTATTTTCTTATGAAATATAAAGGTGGGGATTTAGTTCCTCAAAAAGAAGAAATAGATGAAGTAGCTTTTGTTCCTGTGGAAGAAGTAGAGAAAAAATTAAGCTATCCAACAGATAAAGAAATCTTTGAAAAAGCTTTAAAGGAGCTTAAAGCACTCGGCAAAATATAA
- a CDS encoding nuclear transport factor 2 family protein yields MEKNPIQITIDNWIEDFNNKNIDKLLENYTEEAEIYDPKIKELMPDKKELFVKGKEEIKDYFNTVFLLFPNISVKPVGLWIKQKVGGAEAILEYFIYPDKDKKAYTDAVVKFFLDKENKIKGEFIYYGLGYAEKE; encoded by the coding sequence ATGGAAAAAAATCCAATTCAGATTACCATAGATAACTGGATAGAAGATTTTAATAATAAAAATATAGATAAACTTTTAGAAAATTACACAGAAGAAGCAGAAATTTATGATCCAAAAATAAAAGAATTAATGCCAGACAAAAAAGAGCTTTTCGTAAAAGGTAAAGAAGAAATAAAAGATTATTTTAATACTGTATTTTTACTTTTTCCTAATATTAGTGTAAAACCTGTAGGCCTTTGGATAAAACAAAAAGTAGGTGGAGCAGAAGCTATCTTAGAATACTTTATTTATCCAGATAAAGATAAAAAAGCATATACAGATGCAGTAGTTAAATTTTTCTTAGATAAAGAAAATAAAATAAAAGGAGAGTTTATCTATTATGGCTTAGGATATGCAGAAAAGGAGTGA
- a CDS encoding SLC13 family permease: MKKDEMLVEDLENKKKKIGLFLAPTLAVLTYILPLSIKSDAKIILSIMVFCIVFWLLEVLPLGITAFLGVSLAVVFGIVSAKKAFLSMGHPVILLFIGSFLIAQAMTKYGLDERIALNLLSKDIFLKSPFRILFAFTLISFFLSILFAFTLISFFLSMWISNTATTAMLLPLALGIITLFSHNKIKNSKAFGIFLLISIAYTASIGGTATLIGTPTNLVGVGFLEETGYNVDFLQWFLIVSPISISMYIVLLLYMKFNIKNFKFDFHQVKQIISSEKNKLKPLSKGEKNTILAFSFAVVFWLLPGIANLVGNKTAYLFLKSHFSEGIVAILAAILLFLLPTENSKSTLNSEDLKQIDWDTVLLFAGGIALGKIIIQTGLAKYIGTQIASLVPSNMTILFIFVIILAMIFLTEISSNTATAITFVPIIIGALQQLNIDVFFPVIAVIVASSFAFMLPIATPPNAIVFGSGLIKISKMVKLGFFLNIIGSIILTIFVIIHL, translated from the coding sequence ATGAAGAAAGATGAAATGTTGGTAGAGGATTTAGAAAATAAGAAAAAAAAGATAGGTCTATTTTTAGCACCAACTTTGGCAGTTTTAACTTATATTTTGCCACTTTCCATTAAATCTGATGCAAAAATAATTCTTTCTATAATGGTTTTTTGTATTGTATTTTGGCTACTTGAGGTTTTACCTCTTGGAATTACTGCTTTTTTAGGAGTTTCTTTAGCTGTTGTTTTTGGAATAGTTTCTGCTAAAAAAGCTTTTTTAAGTATGGGACATCCTGTAATTTTACTTTTCATAGGTAGCTTTTTAATAGCTCAAGCTATGACTAAATATGGTTTAGATGAAAGAATTGCTTTAAATTTATTATCAAAAGATATATTTTTAAAATCACCATTTAGGATACTTTTTGCATTCACTTTAATTTCCTTTTTCTTATCTATACTTTTTGCATTCACTTTAATTTCCTTTTTCTTATCTATGTGGATAAGTAATACTGCTACAACTGCTATGCTTTTACCACTTGCCCTTGGGATAATTACTCTTTTTTCTCATAATAAAATTAAAAATTCTAAAGCTTTTGGAATTTTTTTACTTATATCTATAGCTTATACTGCGTCCATAGGAGGTACTGCTACACTTATAGGAACTCCTACTAACCTTGTTGGAGTAGGTTTTTTAGAAGAAACCGGATATAATGTAGATTTTCTACAATGGTTTTTGATAGTTTCACCTATATCTATTTCAATGTACATAGTTTTACTTTTATATATGAAATTTAATATAAAAAATTTTAAATTTGATTTTCATCAAGTAAAACAGATAATATCATCTGAAAAAAATAAATTAAAACCTTTATCTAAAGGAGAAAAGAATACAATTTTAGCTTTCTCTTTTGCTGTAGTTTTTTGGCTTTTACCTGGTATAGCAAATTTAGTTGGAAATAAAACAGCGTATTTATTTTTAAAATCTCATTTTTCAGAAGGAATAGTAGCTATCTTAGCAGCAATACTACTTTTTTTACTACCTACAGAAAATTCAAAATCAACTTTAAATAGCGAAGATTTAAAACAGATAGATTGGGATACAGTCCTTTTATTTGCAGGAGGAATTGCTCTTGGTAAGATAATAATTCAAACTGGCCTTGCAAAATACATAGGTACACAAATAGCAAGTTTAGTACCTTCAAATATGACTATTTTATTTATTTTTGTAATTATTTTAGCAATGATTTTCTTAACAGAGATAAGCTCTAATACTGCCACTGCTATTACTTTTGTTCCAATAATAATTGGTGCTTTACAACAATTAAATATAGATGTTTTTTTTCCTGTAATTGCAGTTATAGTTGCTTCCAGCTTTGCTTTTATGCTTCCTATTGCAACACCACCAAATGCAATTGTTTTTGGTAGTGGGTTGATAAAAATTTCAAAAATGGTAAAATTAGGTTTCTTTTTAAATATAATCGGTAGCATCATTTTAACAATTTTTGTAATAATACATTTGTGA
- the atpC gene encoding ATP synthase F1 subunit epsilon — protein MYKLEIVTPEGIVYSGEAYQTVVNTADGEIGILENHMLLLTNVIPGKIRIEKEGEEPIEYASTYGVIDVAGDKVIILAEEIYEIDKIDGVKETQLLEEAEAKLESEELSEEERERYEKQKFRAETLLRILEESKQKVG, from the coding sequence ATGTATAAACTTGAGATAGTTACCCCTGAAGGTATTGTTTACAGTGGTGAAGCTTATCAAACAGTAGTCAATACTGCAGATGGAGAAATAGGAATATTAGAAAATCATATGCTACTTTTAACAAATGTTATCCCTGGGAAGATAAGAATTGAAAAAGAAGGTGAAGAACCAATAGAATATGCATCTACTTATGGAGTGATAGATGTAGCGGGAGATAAAGTAATTATACTTGCAGAAGAAATTTATGAAATAGATAAGATAGATGGAGTAAAAGAAACACAACTTTTAGAAGAAGCAGAAGCAAAATTAGAATCTGAAGAACTTTCTGAAGAAGAAAGAGAAAGATATGAAAAGCAAAAATTTAGAGCAGAAACACTTCTTAGAATTTTAGAAGAATCAAAACAAAAAGTTGGATAA
- the hemL gene encoding glutamate-1-semialdehyde 2,1-aminomutase, whose protein sequence is MKLEKSKKLFKEAQKYLVGGVNSPVRAFKSIGIEPIFIEKAKGSRVWDVDGNEYIDYVLSWGPLILGHANDQIINAIKQVSNYGTSFGAPTELEIEMAKAVVEAVPSIEMVRFVNSGTEATMSAIRLARGYTGKKKIIKFEGCYHGHGDSLLVSAGSGVATLGIPGTPGIPEELAKLTIVLPYNDIDAVEEAFKKYGDDIACVIIEPVAGNMGTIAPSKEYHQRLREITKEYNSLLIWDEVMTGFRLALGGAQELYGIEPDLTTLGKVIGAGLPVGAYGGKAEIMKYVAPEGPVYQAGTLSGNPLAMVAGLRQLEILKEKNPYPDLEEKGKRLEEGIKQLIEKYNIKATVNRVGSMMTIFFTDKEVKNFEDAKSSDLETFNKFYISMLEKGIYLAPSQFEASFLSTAHSDEDIEKTLNAIEDSFKEIGG, encoded by the coding sequence ATGAAATTAGAAAAATCAAAAAAATTATTTAAAGAAGCACAAAAATATCTTGTAGGTGGTGTAAATTCACCTGTTAGAGCATTTAAATCAATAGGAATAGAGCCAATTTTTATAGAAAAAGCAAAAGGTAGTAGAGTTTGGGATGTAGATGGTAATGAGTATATAGATTATGTTTTGTCATGGGGACCTTTAATTTTAGGACATGCAAATGATCAGATAATAAATGCAATAAAACAGGTTTCAAATTATGGAACAAGTTTTGGAGCACCTACAGAGCTTGAAATAGAAATGGCAAAAGCAGTTGTAGAAGCAGTACCATCTATAGAAATGGTAAGATTTGTAAATTCTGGAACAGAAGCAACAATGTCTGCTATTAGACTTGCAAGAGGATATACAGGAAAGAAAAAAATTATAAAATTTGAAGGTTGTTATCATGGGCATGGAGATAGCCTTTTAGTTTCAGCAGGTTCAGGAGTTGCTACTCTTGGAATACCAGGTACACCTGGAATACCTGAAGAGCTTGCTAAACTTACTATAGTACTTCCTTATAATGATATAGATGCAGTAGAAGAAGCTTTTAAAAAGTATGGAGATGATATAGCCTGTGTAATTATAGAACCAGTTGCAGGTAATATGGGAACAATTGCACCTTCAAAAGAGTATCATCAAAGATTAAGAGAAATTACAAAGGAATATAATAGTCTTTTAATATGGGATGAAGTAATGACAGGATTTAGACTTGCTTTAGGAGGAGCTCAGGAACTTTATGGAATTGAACCTGATTTAACAACCCTTGGAAAAGTCATAGGAGCAGGCTTACCTGTTGGAGCTTATGGTGGAAAAGCAGAAATTATGAAATATGTTGCACCTGAAGGACCTGTATATCAAGCAGGAACATTATCAGGAAATCCTTTAGCAATGGTAGCAGGACTTAGACAGCTTGAAATACTTAAAGAAAAAAATCCATATCCAGATTTAGAAGAGAAAGGAAAAAGATTAGAAGAAGGTATTAAACAGTTAATAGAAAAATATAATATAAAAGCAACTGTAAATAGAGTTGGTTCCATGATGACAATATTCTTTACTGATAAAGAAGTTAAAAATTTTGAAGATGCTAAATCTTCAGATTTAGAAACTTTTAATAAATTTTATATATCTATGCTTGAAAAAGGTATATATCTTGCACCTTCTCAGTTTGAAGCGTCTTTCTTAAGTACAGCCCATAGTGATGAAGATATAGAAAAAACATTAAATGCTATAGAAGATAGTTTTAAAGAGATTGGAGGATAA
- a CDS encoding patatin-like phospholipase family protein, which produces MKISLVLSGGAVRGLAHIGVLKALEEENIEIEAISGVSAGAIIGSLYASGYKANQLEEIALKENFLKWFKPSKTFKSLFSLENLERFLKNHIKEEKIENLPTKLFVTTTDLNYGKFRIWEKGNLYKIVRASSSIPFFFEPVEIDGRQHVDGGVTNNLPVEPFIGRADFIIAVDVNPIEKSENLNNIFSITLRSFNISISAYIEFRKKYADIFLQPKKLSEIGLFDIRKRKEPIEIGYLEMKKVIKAIIH; this is translated from the coding sequence ATGAAAATTTCTCTTGTCTTATCCGGTGGTGCTGTTAGAGGGTTAGCACATATTGGAGTTTTAAAAGCTTTAGAAGAAGAAAATATAGAAATAGAAGCAATATCTGGTGTTAGTGCAGGAGCTATAATAGGTTCTTTATATGCATCAGGATATAAAGCTAATCAGCTAGAAGAAATTGCATTAAAAGAAAATTTTTTAAAATGGTTTAAACCTTCAAAAACTTTTAAATCTTTATTTTCCTTAGAAAATTTAGAGAGATTTCTAAAAAATCATATAAAAGAAGAAAAAATAGAAAATCTTCCTACTAAGCTTTTTGTTACAACAACAGATTTAAATTATGGTAAATTCAGGATTTGGGAAAAAGGGAATTTATATAAAATAGTAAGAGCTTCTTCTTCAATACCTTTCTTTTTTGAACCTGTAGAAATAGATGGCAGACAACATGTTGATGGTGGTGTGACAAATAATCTTCCTGTAGAACCTTTTATAGGTAGAGCAGATTTTATTATTGCTGTAGATGTAAACCCTATAGAAAAGTCTGAGAATTTAAATAATATCTTTTCTATAACTTTAAGAAGTTTCAATATTTCTATTAGTGCTTATATAGAATTTAGAAAAAAATATGCAGATATATTTTTACAGCCAAAAAAACTTTCTGAAATTGGCCTTTTTGATATAAGAAAAAGAAAGGAGCCTATAGAAATAGGCTACCTTGAAATGAAAAAGGTAATAAAAGCTATTATTCATTAA